The genomic interval CGGGCGCAAGACGGCGCAGCGGCTCACGTATCACCTGCTGCGACAGCCTCCGGCGCAGAGCCGCAAGCTGGCGGAGGCGCTGGTGGCCCTCACGGAGCGCGTGCGCCCCTGTGAGCGCTGCCACAACCTCACGGAGATGCCGCTCTGCGCGCTGTGCAGCGATCCGCGCCGCGACGCGTCCACGCTCTGTGTGGTGGAGGAGGCCAGCGACATCGCGTCCATCGAGCGCGCCGGCGAGTTTCGCGGGCTCTATCACGTTCTGGGCGGGCGGCTCTCCCCATTGGACGGGGTGGGGCCTGACGACCTGACGGTGGGCTCGCTGCTGGCCCGTCTCGAGCCCGAGGGCGTGCGGGAGGTCATCCTGGCCACCAAT from Gemmatimonas sp. UBA7669 carries:
- the recR gene encoding recombination mediator RecR, with translation MSVIDELTSELARLPGIGRKTAQRLTYHLLRQPPAQSRKLAEALVALTERVRPCERCHNLTEMPLCALCSDPRRDASTLCVVEEASDIASIERAGEFRGLYHVLGGRLSPLDGVGPDDLTVGSLLARLEPEGVREVILATNPSLEGEATALYIQKQLAPHQVRITRIARGLPVGGDLEYADGVTIAQALTARREMT